Proteins from a single region of Sneathiella aquimaris:
- the rplQ gene encoding 50S ribosomal protein L17, giving the protein MRHRKSGRKFSRTSSHRMAMFANMAASLIKHEQIKTTLPKAKDLRPIVEKLITLGKRGDLHARRQVLAQLSDKAIVDKLFTTIAERYADRDGGYTRVLKAGFRTGDAAPMGVIELVDRDLDAKGQDSGPDQNAEEEVLEAEAVA; this is encoded by the coding sequence ATGCGTCATCGTAAATCTGGACGTAAGTTCAGCAGAACTTCATCTCATCGCATGGCGATGTTTGCCAACATGGCAGCATCATTGATCAAGCATGAGCAAATCAAAACGACACTGCCGAAGGCGAAAGATCTTCGTCCGATTGTCGAAAAACTGATCACACTTGGCAAACGGGGTGATCTTCATGCACGTCGTCAGGTGTTGGCTCAGCTTTCTGACAAAGCGATCGTCGACAAACTGTTCACAACAATTGCTGAACGGTATGCTGATCGTGACGGTGGATACACGCGTGTCCTTAAAGCTGGTTTCCGGACCGGTGATGCGGCGCCAATGGGCGTGATCGAACTTGTCGATCGTGACCTTGACGCCAAAGGTCAGGACAGTGGACCAGACCAGAACGCAGAAGAAGAAGTTCTGGAAGCCGAAGCCGTCGCGTAA
- a CDS encoding DNA-directed RNA polymerase subunit alpha produces MIQQNWKELIQANLSIEPGDQGDREATIVAEPLERGFGLTLGNALRRVLLSSLQGAAITSIQIDNVLHEFSSIAGVREDVTDIVLNLKKLAIRSHVEGPKRISLRASGPCAVTAGMIDTGSDIEIMDPDRVILTLDDGATINMEMTVNTGKGYVAGAANRPEDAPIGLIPMDSLYSPVRKVSYKVDAAREGQVLDYDKLTLKVTTNGTVSPEDAVAYAARILQEQFQLFINFDEPEEVVVKEENQEPEVNRNLLRKVDELELSVRSANCLKNDNIVYIGDLIQKTEAEMLRTPNFGRKSLNEIKEVLAQMGLHLGMEVPNWPPENIEELAKRLEEPF; encoded by the coding sequence GTGATTCAGCAAAACTGGAAAGAGCTAATCCAGGCCAATCTCTCCATCGAACCGGGAGATCAGGGCGATCGTGAAGCGACAATCGTCGCCGAACCGCTTGAAAGAGGGTTCGGTCTAACTTTGGGTAATGCGTTACGTCGTGTCCTGCTTTCAAGTCTGCAGGGTGCCGCGATTACATCGATCCAGATTGACAATGTTCTTCACGAGTTTTCGTCAATTGCCGGTGTCCGCGAGGATGTCACAGATATTGTTCTGAACCTGAAAAAACTGGCTATTCGTAGTCACGTTGAAGGTCCGAAGCGGATTTCACTTCGTGCGTCTGGCCCCTGTGCTGTTACAGCAGGCATGATCGATACTGGGTCAGATATTGAAATCATGGATCCAGACCGGGTAATCCTTACCCTTGATGACGGTGCAACCATTAACATGGAAATGACAGTCAATACGGGTAAAGGGTATGTGGCCGGTGCGGCTAACCGTCCGGAAGATGCACCGATTGGTCTTATCCCGATGGACAGTCTGTACAGCCCAGTGCGCAAAGTCAGCTACAAAGTTGATGCGGCGCGTGAAGGCCAGGTACTGGACTATGATAAACTGACTTTGAAAGTCACAACGAACGGAACCGTTAGCCCGGAAGATGCGGTTGCTTATGCAGCACGGATCCTTCAGGAACAGTTCCAGTTGTTCATCAATTTTGATGAGCCTGAAGAAGTTGTTGTTAAGGAAGAGAATCAGGAACCAGAAGTTAATCGGAACCTGCTTCGTAAAGTTGACGAACTTGAACTTTCTGTTCGTTCTGCAAACTGCCTGAAAAACGACAACATCGTTTATATCGGGGATCTCATTCAAAAGACAGAAGCAGAAATGCTTCGCACACCGAATTTCGGTCGTAAATCCTTGAATGAAATCAAGGAAGTGCTGGCTCAGATGGGTCTGCATCTTGGAATGGAAGTGCCGAACTGGCCGCCCGAAAATATTGAAGAATTGGCCAAACGGCTAGAAGAACCTTTTTAG
- the rpsK gene encoding 30S ribosomal protein S11 — protein MAKDKTRIRRRERKNIISGVAHVSATFNNTKIMITDAQGNAIAWSSAGSQGFSGSRKSTPFAAQIAAEDAGKKAMDHGMKTLEVEVKGPGSGRESALRALQAVGFTITSIRDVSPIPHNGCRPPKRRRV, from the coding sequence ATGGCTAAAGATAAGACACGTATTCGCCGCCGCGAGCGGAAAAACATCATCTCTGGTGTGGCTCACGTAAGCGCGACGTTTAACAACACTAAGATCATGATCACGGATGCACAGGGCAATGCGATTGCCTGGTCATCTGCAGGTTCTCAGGGGTTTAGTGGTTCACGTAAATCAACACCTTTCGCTGCACAGATTGCTGCTGAAGACGCTGGTAAAAAAGCTATGGACCACGGCATGAAGACCCTAGAGGTCGAAGTTAAGGGCCCAGGCTCAGGACGCGAATCAGCACTGCGTGCGCTTCAGGCTGTCGGTTTTACAATTACGTCAATTCGCGATGTATCACCGATTCCACATAATGGCTGCCGCCCGCCAAAACGCCGTCGCGTTTAA
- the rpsM gene encoding 30S ribosomal protein S13, whose amino-acid sequence MARIAGVNIPTNKRVEIALTYIHGIGSFQAKEICKSVGLKSETRVNELSDAEVLSIRETIDRDHVVEGDLRRETAMNIKRLMDLGCYRGLRHRRGLPVRGQRTHTNARTRKGPAKPIAGKKK is encoded by the coding sequence GTGGCTCGTATTGCTGGTGTGAATATCCCGACTAACAAGCGGGTCGAGATTGCACTGACCTATATTCATGGCATTGGTTCCTTTCAGGCGAAAGAAATCTGTAAGTCAGTTGGTCTGAAATCAGAGACCCGTGTGAACGAACTTAGCGATGCTGAAGTACTTAGCATTCGCGAAACAATCGATCGTGATCATGTCGTTGAAGGTGACCTGCGTCGTGAGACTGCAATGAACATTAAACGCCTGATGGATCTTGGCTGTTACCGTGGCCTGCGCCACCGTCGCGGCTTGCCTGTGCGCGGTCAGCGGACACATACAAATGCCCGTACCCGTAAGGGCCCGGCAAAGCCTATCGCTGGAAAGAAGAAGTAA
- a CDS encoding adenylate kinase — MILILLGAPGAGKGTQAQRLQDSRGLVQLSTGDMLRAAVAAGTDVGKKAKEVMERGELVSDDIMTGIISDRLDQPDCANGVILDGFPRTEAQAEALDNMLNDKKLSLNAVIEMKTDDAVLVERVTGRYTCANCGAGYHDSFLKPAKEGVCDKCGGQEFTRRSDDNAETVTSRLKAYHAQTAPLLPYYKGKGILKQVDGMAEINEVTRQIEAELQNI, encoded by the coding sequence ATGATTCTCATTTTATTGGGAGCACCGGGAGCAGGGAAGGGAACACAGGCCCAGCGGTTACAAGACAGCAGGGGACTGGTTCAGCTTTCTACCGGAGACATGTTACGGGCAGCGGTTGCTGCCGGTACTGATGTTGGCAAAAAAGCCAAAGAAGTTATGGAAAGAGGCGAATTGGTGTCCGACGACATCATGACGGGAATCATTTCTGATCGCCTTGATCAACCAGATTGCGCCAATGGCGTCATTCTGGACGGTTTTCCCCGCACGGAAGCGCAGGCGGAAGCCCTTGATAATATGCTTAACGACAAGAAATTGTCATTAAATGCCGTTATTGAGATGAAAACAGACGATGCGGTACTTGTCGAACGGGTCACTGGCCGTTATACATGTGCCAACTGTGGAGCCGGCTATCACGATAGTTTCCTGAAGCCGGCGAAAGAAGGTGTTTGCGACAAATGCGGTGGGCAAGAATTTACCCGGCGTAGTGACGATAATGCAGAAACCGTGACATCACGGTTGAAAGCCTATCATGCACAGACAGCACCACTCCTTCCCTACTACAAGGGAAAAGGCATTCTGAAGCAAGTTGACGGAATGGCCGAAATTAATGAAGTGACCCGGCAGATAGAAGCAGAATTGCAGAACATCTAA
- the secY gene encoding preprotein translocase subunit SecY: MASAAEQMASSMSFGAFSKATELKKRLWFTLFALIVYRIGTYIPIPGVDPTVLADVFSQNSGGILGMFDVFAGGALGRMTIFALNIMPYISASIIMQLMTSISPQMAQMKKEGEQGRKKINQYTRYGTVLLATLQGYGIAVGLEGMSLSTGQSAVGDPGLYFRITTVITLVGGTMFLMWLGEQITARGVGNGISLIIFAGIVAALPSALVGTLELGRTGALDTAVILFLLVMSVAVIAFIVFMERSQRKVLIQYPKRQRGNKTYGGQNSHLPLKLNTAGVIPPIFASSLLLMPITVASFASGTGPEWLTTVTTLLGRGQPLYMLLYITGIVFFCFFYTAVVFNPDETADNLKKHGGFVPGMRPGKRTAEYLDYVLTRLTVVGAAYLSLVCILPEILVSQWQVPFYFGGTSLLIVVSVTMDTVAQIQSHLLAHQYDGLIKKSKLGGRRK; encoded by the coding sequence ATGGCGTCTGCAGCAGAACAAATGGCTTCCTCCATGAGCTTTGGAGCCTTTTCAAAGGCGACTGAGCTCAAGAAGCGTTTGTGGTTCACGCTTTTTGCGCTGATTGTTTACCGTATTGGTACCTACATTCCGATTCCTGGTGTTGATCCAACCGTACTTGCGGATGTGTTCTCACAGAATTCGGGTGGCATTCTGGGTATGTTCGACGTTTTTGCAGGCGGTGCGCTTGGGCGCATGACCATTTTTGCGTTGAACATCATGCCTTATATCTCTGCTTCAATCATCATGCAGTTGATGACATCTATCTCGCCTCAGATGGCGCAGATGAAAAAAGAAGGCGAGCAGGGCCGTAAGAAAATTAATCAGTATACCCGGTACGGAACCGTGTTACTGGCGACCCTTCAAGGGTACGGTATCGCTGTGGGGTTGGAAGGCATGTCTTTGTCAACCGGACAGTCTGCTGTTGGTGACCCCGGGCTTTATTTCCGTATTACCACTGTGATAACACTGGTGGGCGGTACAATGTTCCTGATGTGGCTTGGTGAGCAGATCACCGCACGCGGCGTTGGTAACGGTATTTCCCTTATTATCTTTGCCGGCATTGTGGCTGCGCTCCCGAGCGCCCTGGTCGGAACTCTCGAACTCGGTCGCACAGGGGCCCTGGATACAGCTGTTATCCTGTTCCTGCTGGTTATGTCTGTTGCGGTTATTGCGTTCATCGTTTTCATGGAACGGTCGCAGCGCAAAGTGCTCATTCAATATCCAAAGCGGCAACGAGGGAACAAAACCTACGGTGGACAGAATTCACACTTGCCGCTTAAACTCAATACAGCGGGTGTAATTCCTCCGATTTTTGCTTCATCCCTTTTGCTGATGCCGATTACCGTGGCGAGCTTCGCCTCCGGTACAGGACCTGAATGGTTGACAACAGTGACCACGCTGCTTGGCCGTGGTCAGCCACTCTATATGCTTCTGTATATTACAGGGATCGTGTTTTTCTGTTTCTTCTACACAGCGGTTGTGTTCAACCCGGACGAAACAGCTGATAACTTGAAAAAGCATGGCGGTTTTGTTCCTGGGATGCGTCCAGGCAAAAGAACTGCTGAATATCTTGACTATGTCCTGACACGCCTCACCGTTGTTGGCGCAGCCTATCTCTCGCTTGTTTGTATTTTGCCGGAGATTCTCGTATCCCAATGGCAGGTCCCGTTTTATTTCGGTGGTACTTCACTTTTGATTGTTGTTTCGGTAACGATGGATACTGTTGCTCAGATTCAAAGTCATCTACTGGCGCACCAATACGATGGTCTGATCAAGAAATCCAAACTTGGGGGACGGCGTAAATGA
- the rplO gene encoding 50S ribosomal protein L15, whose amino-acid sequence MRLNQLSDNSGAVKDRKRVGRGIGSGKGKTAGAGQKGQKSRSGVAIKGFEGGQMPIHRRLPKRGFNNIFRKEFAVANLGRVQEAIEAGKLDAKETVTIAKLQEAGVVGKVVDGVRLLAKGELKTKVNFEVSGASKSAVEAVEKAGGTVTLTAPAAAKAE is encoded by the coding sequence ATGCGTTTGAATCAACTTTCCGATAATAGTGGTGCAGTTAAAGACCGTAAGCGTGTAGGTCGTGGTATCGGTTCCGGCAAAGGTAAAACTGCCGGTGCTGGTCAGAAGGGTCAGAAGTCCCGTTCTGGTGTCGCGATCAAAGGCTTTGAAGGCGGTCAGATGCCTATTCACCGTCGTCTGCCGAAACGTGGTTTTAACAACATTTTCCGTAAGGAATTTGCTGTTGCGAATCTCGGTCGTGTACAGGAAGCGATTGAAGCTGGTAAACTCGATGCCAAGGAAACTGTGACTATTGCCAAGCTTCAAGAAGCTGGCGTCGTCGGTAAGGTCGTAGACGGTGTTCGTCTATTGGCCAAAGGTGAACTGAAAACAAAAGTTAATTTTGAAGTTTCAGGTGCCTCTAAATCAGCAGTTGAAGCTGTTGAAAAAGCAGGTGGTACTGTCACATTGACAGCCCCAGCTGCCGCAAAAGCCGAATAA
- the rpmD gene encoding 50S ribosomal protein L30 codes for MQMAKATVKVTQTGSPIGRHKSQRATLVGLGLNKMHRTVELEDTPSIRGMIRKVHHLVRVEEAS; via the coding sequence ATGCAGATGGCTAAAGCAACAGTCAAAGTAACTCAAACCGGAAGCCCTATCGGTCGGCACAAATCACAGCGTGCTACACTGGTCGGTCTTGGTCTGAATAAAATGCACCGGACGGTCGAGCTGGAAGATACCCCTTCAATTCGGGGTATGATCCGTAAAGTTCACCATCTCGTGCGGGTCGAAGAAGCCTCTTAA
- the rpsE gene encoding 30S ribosomal protein S5 yields MMRPDQQDKGDSEFVDKLVHINRVAKVVKGGRRFGFAALVVAGDQNGRVGYGHGKAREVPEAIRKATEAAKRNMIRVPLREGRTLHHDSKGHFGAGRVLLRSAPAGTGIIAGGPMRAVFETLGVQDVVTKSVGTSNPYNMVKATFEALQNTTSPRQVAQKRGKKASEILGRRSSNAAKENADG; encoded by the coding sequence ATGATGAGACCTGATCAACAAGACAAAGGCGATTCAGAATTCGTCGACAAACTTGTTCACATTAACCGTGTGGCCAAAGTTGTAAAAGGTGGACGTCGGTTTGGTTTTGCGGCCCTCGTGGTTGCAGGTGACCAGAATGGCCGCGTTGGATACGGTCATGGTAAGGCCCGTGAAGTTCCAGAAGCCATCCGTAAAGCAACTGAAGCTGCAAAACGGAACATGATCCGCGTTCCTCTTCGTGAGGGCCGGACACTGCACCACGACTCAAAAGGTCATTTCGGTGCAGGACGTGTGTTGCTTCGCTCAGCGCCTGCGGGTACCGGTATTATTGCTGGTGGACCAATGCGTGCGGTTTTCGAAACACTCGGTGTTCAAGACGTTGTGACTAAATCTGTTGGTACTTCAAACCCATATAACATGGTGAAGGCGACTTTCGAGGCTCTGCAAAACACGACATCTCCACGTCAGGTTGCGCAGAAACGCGGTAAAAAAGCGTCTGAAATCTTGGGTCGCCGTTCAAGTAACGCGGCTAAGGAGAATGCAGATGGCTAA
- the rplR gene encoding 50S ribosomal protein L18 produces MANSKELFDRRRRRNRSQLRKVSGGRLRLSVHRSDRQIYAQIIDDVAGRTLCAASSIEKDMREKLGKGGDKNAATEVGKLIAERALKAGLKEVTFDRGGYKYHGRVKALAEAAREGGLSF; encoded by the coding sequence ATGGCAAACTCAAAAGAATTGTTCGATCGTCGTCGCCGCAGAAATCGTTCGCAGCTTCGCAAAGTTTCTGGAGGCCGTTTACGGCTTTCAGTTCACCGTTCAGACCGTCAGATTTACGCACAAATCATTGATGATGTAGCAGGTCGCACACTCTGTGCAGCCTCGTCCATCGAGAAAGATATGCGCGAAAAGCTTGGCAAGGGTGGCGATAAAAACGCTGCCACTGAAGTCGGGAAACTGATTGCAGAGCGTGCGTTGAAAGCTGGCTTGAAAGAAGTCACTTTCGATCGCGGTGGTTATAAATATCATGGCCGGGTCAAAGCCCTCGCCGAAGCCGCCCGCGAGGGCGGGCTGTCCTTCTAG
- the rplF gene encoding 50S ribosomal protein L6 gives MSRIGKHPVTIPSGVDVQLSEADVTVKGSKGVLSMTFVEDVIVEREDDKIWVKPRNEGKRARQMWGMQRTLLNNLVEGVSNGFTKKLEVVGVGYRAAVQGKTLNLNLGFSHDINYPIPEGIEVKCPSPTAIEITGADKQMVGQIAAEIRSYRKPEPYKGKGVKYADEFIFRKEGKKK, from the coding sequence ATGTCTCGAATTGGTAAACATCCGGTGACAATCCCTTCCGGCGTTGACGTACAACTGTCAGAAGCGGACGTAACCGTTAAAGGTAGCAAAGGTGTTCTGAGCATGACATTCGTCGAGGATGTTATTGTTGAACGCGAAGACGACAAAATCTGGGTAAAACCACGGAATGAGGGCAAGCGTGCTCGTCAGATGTGGGGTATGCAACGGACTTTGCTGAACAATCTGGTTGAAGGTGTAAGCAATGGCTTCACCAAAAAACTGGAAGTTGTTGGCGTCGGTTACCGGGCAGCGGTTCAGGGGAAAACTCTGAATTTGAACCTTGGTTTCAGTCATGACATCAACTACCCAATTCCAGAAGGAATTGAAGTGAAGTGTCCGTCTCCGACTGCTATCGAAATCACTGGCGCTGATAAGCAGATGGTCGGGCAGATTGCTGCCGAGATCCGCTCTTATCGGAAGCCTGAGCCTTACAAAGGTAAGGGTGTCAAATATGCGGACGAGTTCATCTTCCGCAAAGAAGGCAAGAAGAAGTAG
- the rpsH gene encoding 30S ribosomal protein S8 has translation MSFSDPLGDMLTRIRNGQKARKGSVKSPASKLRVNVLEALKREGFIRGYEVSEPEPGKAEVSIELKYYQGKAVIEHVSRISKPGRRVYTGVKDMPTVRNGLGISILSTPRGVLSDGEAREANVGGEVLCKVY, from the coding sequence ATGTCATTTAGTGATCCTCTCGGCGATATGCTGACTCGTATCCGCAATGGTCAAAAAGCACGCAAAGGTTCTGTTAAGAGCCCAGCGTCTAAATTGCGGGTAAACGTTCTTGAAGCTCTGAAACGCGAAGGTTTTATTCGCGGTTATGAAGTTTCAGAGCCAGAGCCAGGGAAGGCCGAAGTAAGTATTGAACTGAAATATTATCAGGGTAAGGCCGTCATCGAGCATGTCAGCCGTATCTCCAAACCAGGTCGCCGTGTTTATACAGGCGTTAAAGATATGCCTACGGTTCGTAATGGTTTGGGTATTTCCATCTTGTCTACACCTCGCGGTGTCCTTTCTGACGGTGAAGCACGTGAAGCCAATGTTGGCGGCGAAGTGCTTTGCAAAGTCTACTAA
- the rpsN gene encoding 30S ribosomal protein S14: MAKKSAVERDLKRRRLVEKYAAKRAALKAISKDESLPQEERFTARLQLAALPRNSSETRTRNRCQLTGRPRGVYRKLKLSRIGLRDLASTGQIPGMVKSSW; encoded by the coding sequence ATGGCTAAGAAAAGTGCCGTTGAGCGCGATCTTAAGCGTCGTCGCCTTGTTGAGAAATACGCAGCAAAGCGCGCCGCTCTTAAAGCGATCAGTAAAGACGAAAGCCTGCCACAAGAAGAACGTTTTACTGCGCGTCTTCAGTTGGCAGCTCTTCCTCGCAACTCTTCTGAAACACGCACACGGAACCGCTGTCAGTTGACAGGGCGTCCTCGTGGTGTGTATCGGAAGTTGAAGCTTTCCCGTATCGGTCTGCGTGACCTGGCCTCAACTGGTCAGATCCCAGGCATGGTCAAGTCAAGCTGGTAG
- the rplE gene encoding 50S ribosomal protein L5, whose protein sequence is MMSAPRLKELYNEKLRAELQEKFNYSNEMKIPKLEKIVINVGCGEAVSDSKKIKAVEAELAKIAGQKPVVTVAKKSVATFKLREGMPIGAKVTLRKHQMYEFLDRLVNIALPRVRDFRGVSPKSFDGRGNYAMGLKEQIVFPEIDYDDVADVRGMDIVICTTAETDEEARELLSGFNMPFKIN, encoded by the coding sequence ATGATGTCAGCGCCTAGACTTAAAGAACTTTACAACGAAAAGCTCCGTGCGGAGCTTCAGGAAAAATTCAACTACTCCAACGAGATGAAAATTCCAAAACTGGAAAAGATCGTCATCAATGTTGGTTGTGGTGAAGCCGTCAGTGACTCCAAAAAGATCAAAGCAGTTGAAGCCGAGCTGGCTAAAATTGCGGGTCAAAAACCTGTCGTCACAGTGGCTAAGAAATCTGTCGCAACGTTCAAATTGCGTGAAGGCATGCCGATCGGTGCGAAAGTGACACTGCGTAAACACCAGATGTATGAGTTCCTTGACCGTTTGGTCAATATTGCTCTGCCTCGGGTACGTGACTTCCGTGGTGTGTCACCTAAAAGCTTTGACGGGCGTGGCAACTATGCCATGGGCCTTAAAGAGCAAATCGTCTTCCCGGAAATCGATTACGATGATGTAGCCGATGTACGGGGAATGGATATCGTGATCTGCACGACTGCTGAAACTGATGAAGAAGCGCGCGAGCTTCTGAGTGGTTTCAACATGCCGTTCAAGATCAATTGA
- the rplX gene encoding 50S ribosomal protein L24 — MAEKFTVKKGDKVVVLAGKDKGKSGEVLSVVREDRRAFVAGVNMVKRHTKQSQTDAGGIVEKEASIHLSNLALQDPKDGKATRVGYKTLDDGRKVRFAKRSGEVIDQ, encoded by the coding sequence ATGGCTGAAAAATTTACCGTGAAAAAAGGCGACAAGGTTGTCGTCCTCGCCGGTAAAGACAAAGGTAAGTCAGGTGAAGTTCTGAGCGTAGTACGCGAAGATCGCCGGGCCTTTGTTGCTGGTGTAAATATGGTCAAGCGTCACACAAAGCAGAGCCAGACAGACGCTGGCGGCATTGTTGAAAAAGAAGCTTCCATCCATTTGTCAAACCTCGCGTTGCAGGACCCTAAAGATGGTAAAGCAACCCGTGTTGGCTATAAAACTCTTGATGATGGCCGTAAAGTTCGCTTCGCGAAGCGTTCCGGCGAAGTCATTGACCAGTAA
- the rplN gene encoding 50S ribosomal protein L14: MIQMQTNLEVADNSGARRVQCIKVLGGSKRKTASIGDVIVVSVKEAIPRGRVKKGDVQRAVIVRTKKEIRRTDGTAIRFDTNAAVLINKAGEPVGTRIFGPVTRELRAKNMMKIVSLAPEVL, encoded by the coding sequence ATGATTCAAATGCAAACCAACCTGGAAGTTGCCGATAATTCCGGCGCAAGACGGGTGCAGTGCATTAAAGTTTTGGGCGGATCCAAACGGAAAACAGCTTCTATTGGCGACGTTATTGTTGTCTCTGTTAAAGAAGCTATTCCGCGTGGCCGCGTGAAAAAAGGTGACGTGCAACGCGCTGTCATCGTTCGCACGAAGAAAGAGATCCGCCGCACAGACGGTACCGCAATCCGATTTGACACGAACGCTGCTGTTCTGATCAATAAAGCCGGTGAGCCAGTTGGCACCCGTATTTTTGGTCCAGTAACACGCGAGCTTCGCGCTAAAAACATGATGAAAATCGTGTCTCTTGCACCGGAGGTACTGTAA
- the rpsQ gene encoding 30S ribosomal protein S17: protein MPKRILQGTVESDKNDQTVVVKVERQVMHPLYKKYIGRSKKYHAHDEKNQFKIGDKVRIQECRPFSKLKRWEVLYENV from the coding sequence ATGCCGAAGCGTATCCTGCAAGGAACAGTAGAAAGCGACAAGAACGATCAAACCGTTGTTGTCAAAGTAGAGCGTCAGGTGATGCACCCGCTTTACAAAAAATACATTGGCCGGTCCAAAAAGTACCATGCCCATGATGAGAAGAATCAGTTCAAGATCGGTGACAAAGTCCGTATTCAGGAATGTCGTCCCTTTTCTAAACTGAAACGTTGGGAAGTCCTTTACGAAAACGTCTAA
- the rpmC gene encoding 50S ribosomal protein L29 — protein sequence MKAQDLLGKSADELKSELIALKKEQFNLRFQKAGGQLENTARVRQVRRDIAKIKTVMSSQAAS from the coding sequence ATGAAGGCACAAGATTTGCTGGGCAAAAGCGCCGATGAGCTGAAAAGTGAGCTGATTGCGCTCAAAAAAGAACAGTTCAATTTGCGCTTCCAGAAGGCTGGTGGCCAGTTGGAAAATACGGCGCGCGTACGTCAAGTTCGCCGCGACATTGCCAAAATCAAGACGGTAATGTCGTCGCAAGCTGCGTCTTAG
- the rplP gene encoding 50S ribosomal protein L16: MLQPKRTKFRKAHKGRLKGVATSGTTLNFGAYGLKALEPGRITARQIEATRRAVTRHIKRSGRVWIRIFPDVPVSKKPTEVRMGKGKGSPEYWMVRIQPGKVMFELDGVPLELAREAFERGAAKLPIKTKFITRLGEGG, from the coding sequence ATGCTGCAACCGAAACGCACAAAATTTCGCAAAGCGCACAAAGGACGCTTGAAGGGCGTCGCAACTTCAGGTACAACGCTGAACTTCGGTGCTTACGGCCTTAAGGCTTTGGAGCCCGGACGTATCACTGCACGTCAGATCGAAGCTACCCGTCGTGCGGTAACTCGTCACATTAAACGTTCAGGTCGTGTTTGGATCCGCATCTTCCCAGATGTTCCGGTTTCAAAGAAGCCTACTGAAGTCCGTATGGGTAAAGGTAAGGGTTCTCCGGAATATTGGATGGTACGTATCCAGCCAGGCAAAGTCATGTTTGAACTCGATGGTGTTCCGTTGGAACTTGCCAGAGAAGCTTTTGAACGTGGCGCTGCTAAGCTGCCGATCAAAACCAAGTTTATTACCCGTCTCGGTGAAGGGGGTTAA
- the rpsC gene encoding 30S ribosomal protein S3: MGQKVNPIGLRVGINRTWDSRWYAEGGFADLLHEDLRIREFVETELAQAGISKVIIERPAKKCRVTIHSARPGVIIGKKGADIEKLRSKIAKMTTSEVHLNIVEVRKPEIDAKLVAENIGQQLARRVAYRRAMKRAVQSALRLGAEGIRINCAGRLGGAEIARTEWYREGRVPLHTLRANIDYGTARSLTTYGIIGIKVWIYKGEIMEHDPMAQEKAQEKQQAAGRPANRSGRRG, from the coding sequence ATGGGTCAGAAAGTCAATCCAATTGGCCTGCGCGTCGGTATTAACCGGACATGGGATTCTCGTTGGTATGCAGAAGGTGGATTCGCCGATCTGCTGCACGAAGATCTTCGTATTCGTGAGTTTGTTGAAACTGAACTGGCTCAGGCTGGCATTAGCAAGGTAATCATTGAGCGCCCTGCAAAGAAATGCCGTGTAACAATTCATTCAGCACGCCCAGGTGTGATTATTGGTAAAAAAGGTGCGGACATTGAAAAACTCCGTTCTAAAATTGCCAAAATGACAACTTCAGAAGTTCACCTGAATATTGTTGAAGTCCGTAAGCCTGAAATCGATGCGAAACTGGTTGCCGAAAATATCGGTCAGCAGTTGGCACGCCGTGTAGCTTATCGTCGGGCAATGAAACGGGCTGTTCAGTCCGCTCTCCGCCTTGGTGCTGAAGGTATTCGGATCAATTGTGCCGGCCGTCTCGGTGGTGCAGAAATCGCCCGTACTGAATGGTATCGTGAAGGTCGTGTGCCGTTGCACACACTCCGTGCGAATATCGACTACGGAACCGCTCGTTCTTTGACTACATACGGTATCATCGGTATCAAAGTGTGGATTTACAAAGGCGAAATCATGGAACATGACCCAATGGCGCAGGAAAAGGCTCAGGAAAAACAGCAAGCTGCTGGACGTCCTGCAAACCGTTCCGGTCGTCGCGGTTAA